One genomic window of Vicia villosa cultivar HV-30 ecotype Madison, WI unplaced genomic scaffold, Vvil1.0 ctg.002617F_1_1, whole genome shotgun sequence includes the following:
- the LOC131639416 gene encoding potassium transporter 10-like isoform X1, whose amino-acid sequence MASDLEIDEENDNKGNMWDMEQKLDQSMDEEAGKLRNMYREKKFSALLVIRLAYQSLGVVYGDLGTSPLYVFYNTFPHGVDDPEDVIGALSLIIYSLTLVPLLKYVFIVLRANDNGQGGTLALYSLLCRHANIKIIPNQHRTDEELTTYSRTTIHERSFASKTQRWLEGHFIKRAILILVLVGTCMVIGDGILTPAISVLSAAGGIRVNKPEIDNRVVVVVAVIILVGLFSVQHYGTDKVGWLFAPIVLVWFLLIGGIGIYNIWRFGGRVLKAFSPLYVYRYIRNGRKDSWLSLGGILLSITGTEALFADLANFPVSSVQIAFTLLVFPCLLLAYSGQAAYLVHNLHHSQDVFYRSIPEKIYWPVFVVATLAAIVASQATITATFSIIKQALAHGCFPRVKVVHTSKKFLGQIYIPDINWILMVLCIAVTAGFKNQSQIGNAYGTAVVLVMLVTTLLMVLVMILVWHCHWILVVLFTGLSLIVECTYFSAVLFKVDQGGWAPLAIAGVFLLVMYVWHYGTLKRYEFELHSKVSMAWILGLGPSLGLVRVPGIGLVYTELASGVPHIFSHFITNLPAIHSVVVFVCVKYLPVYTVPEEERFLVKRIGPKNYHIFRCVARYGYKDLHKKDDDFEKKLFHNLFMFVRLESMMEGCSDSEYSLCEPQTEQSRDFMLNNNGNTNSLSNGDLTISSVDSIVPARSPAHVNVTFQSSSHYSEVDEYEFLSNCREAGVVHILGNTVVVASRDSRFYKKIAVDYIYAFLRKICRENSVIFNIPHESLLNVGQVFYV is encoded by the exons ATGGCTTCGGATTTGGAaattgatgaagagaatgataacAAAGGTAATATGTGGGATATGGAGCAGAAACTCGACCAATCGATGGACGAGGAAGCAGGAAAGCTCAGAAATATGTATAGAGAAAAA AAGTTTTCGGCACTGTTGGTTATACGGCTCGCATATCAGAGTCTGGGTGTAGTTTATGGAGATTTGGGAACTTCTCCGTTGTATGTTTTCTATAACACGTTTCCTCACGGAGTTGATGATCCAGAGGACGTGATCGGAGCTCTTTCGTTGATCATTTACTCGCTTACTCTTGTCCCGTTGCTCAAATATGTTTTTATTGTGTTACGAGCAAATGACAACGGTCAAG GTGGAACACTGGCGCTTTATTCTTTGCTATGCCGACATGCCAATATTAAAATCATTCCTAACCAGCATCGCACGGATGAAGAATTGACAACATATAGCCGGACTACGATCCATGAAAGGTCGTTTGCGTCGAAAACTCAGAGATGGTTAGAGGGACATTTTATTAAAAGAGCCATTCTTATTCTTGTCCTTGTTGGTACCTGCATGGTGATTGGAGATGGTATTCTTACTCCGGCTATATCTG TTTTATCCGCTGCTGGTGGCATCCGAGTAAACAAACCTGAAATCGATAACA GAGTAGTGGTGGTTGTTGCTGTTATAATATTAGTTGGGCTATTCAGCGTGCAACATTATGGTACCGATAAAGTTGGTTGGCTCTTTGCTCCAATTGTTCTGGTTTGGTTTCTCCTAATTGGAGGCATAGGTATATACAACATTTGGAGATTTGGTGGCAGAGTCCTAAAGGCCTTTTCGCCTCTCTATGTGTATCGGTATATACGAAACGGAAGAAAAGATAGTTGGCTTTCCCTTGGCGGAATCTTGCTCAGCATAACCG GGACAGAAGCTCTCTTTGCCGACTTAGCCAATTTTCCAGTCTCGTCGGTACAAATTGCATTTACTCTTCTTGTGTTTCCTTGCCTTCTTTTAGCGTATTCTGGACAGGCGGCTTATCTGGTGCATAACTTGCATCATTCACAAGATGTTTTTTATCGCTCTATTCCAG AAAAAATATACTGGCCAGTATTTGTTGTTGCAACACTAGCAGCAATAGTTGCGAGCCAAGCCACAATAACAGCAACCTTTTCAATCATTAAGCAAGCCCTTGCTCATGGCTGTTTCCCAAGAGTCAAAGTCGTACATACATCGAAAAAGTTCCTTGGCCAGATATATATCCCGGATATCAATTGGATTCTTATGGTTCTTTGCATTGCTGTTACTGCTGGCTTTAAAAATCAAAGTCAGATTGGTAATGCATATG GTACTGCTGTTGTGTTAGTCATGTTGGTTACAACACTGCTCATGGTTTTGGTAATGATATTAGTTTGGCACTGCCATTGGATTCTTGTGGTTTTGTTCACTGGCTTATCGTTGATTGTCGAATGCACATACTTTTCTGCTGTACTCTTCAAAGTCGATCAAGGCGGGTGGGCCCCACTTGCAATTGCCGGAGTATTTCTGCTTGTTATGTATGTTTGGCATTATGGTACACTGAAGCGTTACGAGTTTGAATTGCATAGTAAAGTCTCAATGGCATGGATTCTCGGACTCGGTCCCAGTTTAGGACTAGTTCGTGTTCCAGGAATCGGCCTAGTCTACACAGAACTTGCAAGTGGAGTTCCCCACATATTTTCTCATTTTATTACCAACCTACCAGCCATTCATTCTGTCGTTGTTTTCGTCTGTGTGAAATATCTTCCCGTCTACACCGTCCCGGAAGAAGAACGGTTCCTTGTCAAGCGTATCGGACCAAAGAACTACCATATTTTTCGATGCGTGGCACGATATGGATATAAAGACCTGCATAAGAAAGACGATGATTTTGAGAAGAAACTCTTTCACAACCTTTTCATGTTTGTTCGACTTGAATCCATGATGGAAGGTTGCTCGGATTCTGAATACAGCTTATGTGAACCGCAAACCGAGCAGTCGAGAGATTTCATGTTGAATAACAACGGAAACACAAATTCATTGAGTAACGGGGATTTAACAATTTCATCAGTCGACTCAATAGTTCCTGCAAGATCGCCGGCACATGTGAATGTTACTTTTCAATCCTCTAGCCATTACAGTGAGGTTGATGAATATGAGTTTTTAAGCAACTGTAGAGAAGCCGGTGTTGTTCACATACTAGGAAACACAGTTGTGGTTGCTAGTAGGGATTCAAGATTCTACAAGAAAATAGCAGTCGATTATATATATGCATTTCTTAGAAAGATATGCAGGGAAAATAGTGTGATCTTCAATATTCCTCATGAGAGTCTCTTAAATGTTGGTCAAGTTTTCTATGTATAG
- the LOC131639409 gene encoding uncharacterized protein LOC131639409 has protein sequence MVLRDHSNNMLNCTLWESYADQFIRFNKERVDASLPTIVLLQYAKFKEEGKYPLSVTNTYNVTVLCVDADFPLMKDFLDKYVVTESIVALSDQLGSNSQLSSQNSENSQLSPVQKLLSKAVVLPIADIIQLRDITFCATVATTKLLVASPFGWYYRACHICQSIARGDKAPFECETGHETMAEIFRYKIEIEVAHGGYSCNFVFWNRECEILLGLSAAQHHDTMIKARIIDPLDFPLALDQMLNLEMAMKVKWNPRWKNCSVVMLIKNDPIIQQLKENWGNNESVDEAKIAALEDCEVVTDIEITSEHKPDAVTPIGKRHFPGASTESTTLEGLCDGELSSNM, from the exons ATGGTGTTGCGTGATCACAG CAACAACATGTTGAACTGTACTCTTTGGGAATCATATGCGGATCAGTTCATCAGGTTTAACAAAGAAAGGGTTGATGCATCCCTTCCTACAATTGTGTTGCTTCAGTATGCCAAATTCAAAGAAGAAG GAAAGTATCCTCTGTCTGTGACAAACACCTATAATGTGACCGTTTTATGTGTTGATGCTGATTTCCCTCTCATGAAAGACTTTTTAGACAAGTATGTTGTTACT GAAAGCATAGTAGCTTTATCTGATCAGCTTGGATCAAATTCCCAATTATCCTCACAGAATTCTGAAAATTCTCAGCTTTCTCCCGTGCAAAAATTGTTGTCGAAGGCTGTGGTTCTACCGATTGCTGACATTATTCAACTGAGGGAT ATTACATTTTGTGCTACTGTCGCTACCACAAAATTATTGGTCGCCTCTCCATTCGGATGGTACTATCGTGCCTGCCATATTTGTCAATCTATAGCACGTGGCGACAAAGCTCCCTTTGAGTGTGAGACTGGTCATGAAACCATGGCTGAAATCTTTAG GTATAAGATTGAGATTGAAGTTGCACATGGCGGTTACAGCTGCAATTTTGTCTTCTGGAACAGAGAATGTGAAATACTCTTGGGTTTATCTGCAGCTCAACATCATGACACTATGATCAAG GCCAGAATTATTGATCCGTTGGACTTCCCATTAGCCCTTGATCAGATGTTGAATTTGGAAATGGCTATGAAGGTTAAATGGAATCCACGCTGGAAGAATTGTTCAGTCGTTATGCTTATAAAAAATGACCCTATTATTCAGCAACTTAAGGAAAATTGGGGAAACAATGAG AGTGTTGATGAGGCCAAGATAGCTGCACTTGAGGACTGTGAAGTGGTTACT GACATTGAAATTACTTCTGAGCACAAACCTGATGCTGTCACCCCTATTGGTAAGAGGCATTTTCCTGGTGCATCAACAGAGTCGACAACTTTGGAAGGATTATGCGATGGAGAACTCTCATCAaacatgtga
- the LOC131639416 gene encoding potassium transporter 10-like isoform X2 codes for MASDLEIDEENDNKGNMWDMEQKLDQSMDEEAGKLRNMYREKFSALLVIRLAYQSLGVVYGDLGTSPLYVFYNTFPHGVDDPEDVIGALSLIIYSLTLVPLLKYVFIVLRANDNGQGGTLALYSLLCRHANIKIIPNQHRTDEELTTYSRTTIHERSFASKTQRWLEGHFIKRAILILVLVGTCMVIGDGILTPAISVLSAAGGIRVNKPEIDNRVVVVVAVIILVGLFSVQHYGTDKVGWLFAPIVLVWFLLIGGIGIYNIWRFGGRVLKAFSPLYVYRYIRNGRKDSWLSLGGILLSITGTEALFADLANFPVSSVQIAFTLLVFPCLLLAYSGQAAYLVHNLHHSQDVFYRSIPEKIYWPVFVVATLAAIVASQATITATFSIIKQALAHGCFPRVKVVHTSKKFLGQIYIPDINWILMVLCIAVTAGFKNQSQIGNAYGTAVVLVMLVTTLLMVLVMILVWHCHWILVVLFTGLSLIVECTYFSAVLFKVDQGGWAPLAIAGVFLLVMYVWHYGTLKRYEFELHSKVSMAWILGLGPSLGLVRVPGIGLVYTELASGVPHIFSHFITNLPAIHSVVVFVCVKYLPVYTVPEEERFLVKRIGPKNYHIFRCVARYGYKDLHKKDDDFEKKLFHNLFMFVRLESMMEGCSDSEYSLCEPQTEQSRDFMLNNNGNTNSLSNGDLTISSVDSIVPARSPAHVNVTFQSSSHYSEVDEYEFLSNCREAGVVHILGNTVVVASRDSRFYKKIAVDYIYAFLRKICRENSVIFNIPHESLLNVGQVFYV; via the exons ATGGCTTCGGATTTGGAaattgatgaagagaatgataacAAAGGTAATATGTGGGATATGGAGCAGAAACTCGACCAATCGATGGACGAGGAAGCAGGAAAGCTCAGAAATATGTATAGAGAAAAA TTTTCGGCACTGTTGGTTATACGGCTCGCATATCAGAGTCTGGGTGTAGTTTATGGAGATTTGGGAACTTCTCCGTTGTATGTTTTCTATAACACGTTTCCTCACGGAGTTGATGATCCAGAGGACGTGATCGGAGCTCTTTCGTTGATCATTTACTCGCTTACTCTTGTCCCGTTGCTCAAATATGTTTTTATTGTGTTACGAGCAAATGACAACGGTCAAG GTGGAACACTGGCGCTTTATTCTTTGCTATGCCGACATGCCAATATTAAAATCATTCCTAACCAGCATCGCACGGATGAAGAATTGACAACATATAGCCGGACTACGATCCATGAAAGGTCGTTTGCGTCGAAAACTCAGAGATGGTTAGAGGGACATTTTATTAAAAGAGCCATTCTTATTCTTGTCCTTGTTGGTACCTGCATGGTGATTGGAGATGGTATTCTTACTCCGGCTATATCTG TTTTATCCGCTGCTGGTGGCATCCGAGTAAACAAACCTGAAATCGATAACA GAGTAGTGGTGGTTGTTGCTGTTATAATATTAGTTGGGCTATTCAGCGTGCAACATTATGGTACCGATAAAGTTGGTTGGCTCTTTGCTCCAATTGTTCTGGTTTGGTTTCTCCTAATTGGAGGCATAGGTATATACAACATTTGGAGATTTGGTGGCAGAGTCCTAAAGGCCTTTTCGCCTCTCTATGTGTATCGGTATATACGAAACGGAAGAAAAGATAGTTGGCTTTCCCTTGGCGGAATCTTGCTCAGCATAACCG GGACAGAAGCTCTCTTTGCCGACTTAGCCAATTTTCCAGTCTCGTCGGTACAAATTGCATTTACTCTTCTTGTGTTTCCTTGCCTTCTTTTAGCGTATTCTGGACAGGCGGCTTATCTGGTGCATAACTTGCATCATTCACAAGATGTTTTTTATCGCTCTATTCCAG AAAAAATATACTGGCCAGTATTTGTTGTTGCAACACTAGCAGCAATAGTTGCGAGCCAAGCCACAATAACAGCAACCTTTTCAATCATTAAGCAAGCCCTTGCTCATGGCTGTTTCCCAAGAGTCAAAGTCGTACATACATCGAAAAAGTTCCTTGGCCAGATATATATCCCGGATATCAATTGGATTCTTATGGTTCTTTGCATTGCTGTTACTGCTGGCTTTAAAAATCAAAGTCAGATTGGTAATGCATATG GTACTGCTGTTGTGTTAGTCATGTTGGTTACAACACTGCTCATGGTTTTGGTAATGATATTAGTTTGGCACTGCCATTGGATTCTTGTGGTTTTGTTCACTGGCTTATCGTTGATTGTCGAATGCACATACTTTTCTGCTGTACTCTTCAAAGTCGATCAAGGCGGGTGGGCCCCACTTGCAATTGCCGGAGTATTTCTGCTTGTTATGTATGTTTGGCATTATGGTACACTGAAGCGTTACGAGTTTGAATTGCATAGTAAAGTCTCAATGGCATGGATTCTCGGACTCGGTCCCAGTTTAGGACTAGTTCGTGTTCCAGGAATCGGCCTAGTCTACACAGAACTTGCAAGTGGAGTTCCCCACATATTTTCTCATTTTATTACCAACCTACCAGCCATTCATTCTGTCGTTGTTTTCGTCTGTGTGAAATATCTTCCCGTCTACACCGTCCCGGAAGAAGAACGGTTCCTTGTCAAGCGTATCGGACCAAAGAACTACCATATTTTTCGATGCGTGGCACGATATGGATATAAAGACCTGCATAAGAAAGACGATGATTTTGAGAAGAAACTCTTTCACAACCTTTTCATGTTTGTTCGACTTGAATCCATGATGGAAGGTTGCTCGGATTCTGAATACAGCTTATGTGAACCGCAAACCGAGCAGTCGAGAGATTTCATGTTGAATAACAACGGAAACACAAATTCATTGAGTAACGGGGATTTAACAATTTCATCAGTCGACTCAATAGTTCCTGCAAGATCGCCGGCACATGTGAATGTTACTTTTCAATCCTCTAGCCATTACAGTGAGGTTGATGAATATGAGTTTTTAAGCAACTGTAGAGAAGCCGGTGTTGTTCACATACTAGGAAACACAGTTGTGGTTGCTAGTAGGGATTCAAGATTCTACAAGAAAATAGCAGTCGATTATATATATGCATTTCTTAGAAAGATATGCAGGGAAAATAGTGTGATCTTCAATATTCCTCATGAGAGTCTCTTAAATGTTGGTCAAGTTTTCTATGTATAG